A genome region from Carya illinoinensis cultivar Pawnee chromosome 2, C.illinoinensisPawnee_v1, whole genome shotgun sequence includes the following:
- the LOC122298888 gene encoding U-box domain-containing protein 33-like — MAVVSSVPALTQTADSLRGLDIGVSGSMGSRRENARESVARMIEDIIYVGVSKDMKESKSTVKWTLQNSGGKKVCIIHVHQPAQMIPMMGTKFPASSMKEQEVRAYRKLERQNMQKILDDYLLICRQMGVRAEKLHIEMDSIEKGIVELISQHGIRKLVMGAAADKHYSRKMRDLKSKKAIYVCKQAPLSCHIQFVCKGNLIHTREASLHGADMEVVSSLPQASSNIETGQLNHLRLRSAPAGHNTQGDLTNPAQDLLRRVWSANIEKYGASEIFFSFPANTESFSSPHTSELHVLSGRSSSQGSDHSTSSSTDMTLVPCQETEESESGLDLSAVPQSKEDFRHSSPPSVLDGSIDDTFYNYLEKAMAEAINAKQEAFQETVNRGKAEKNAIDAIRRAKASESLYVEDLKQRKEIEEALAKEKEELRKMKNQHEKVMEELQSALDQKSSLEMQIATSDQMVKELEQKIIAAVDLLQNYKKEQGELQTERDNALKEAEELRKRQGETSNQCMHQFFSEFSFSELDEATQNFDPSLLIGEGGYGTIHKGVLRHTQVAVKMLNSHSLQGPSEFQQEVDVLSKLRHPNIVTLIGACQEAWALIYEFLPNGSLEDRLSCKDNSPPLSWQVRIRIAAELCSALIFLHSCEPNSIIHGDLKPANVLLDANFVSKLSDFGICRLLSHDQSSDMNSTEVWRTGPKGTFVYMDPEFLSTGELTPKSDVYSFGIILLRLLTGRPALGITKEVQYALDSGKLKALLDPLAGDWPFVQAEQLTCLALRCCEMNRKNRPDLSSDVWRVLEPMRASCSSSLFRLGSGERCQPPTYFLCPIFHEVMQDPHVAADGFTYEAEALRGWLDSGRDTSPMTNLKLEHCNLVPNHALRSAIQEWLQQQ, encoded by the exons ATGGCGGTGGTGAGTTCTGTGCCGGCGCTCACACAAACGGCCGATTCCTTAAGAGGGCTTGATATTGGGGTCTCCGGATCTATGGGAAGCAGGCGAGAGAATGCAAGGGAATCGGTGGCACGCATGATTGAGgatataatatatgtaggtGTGTCAAAAGATATGAAGGAGAGCAAATCAACAGTGAAATGGACATTGCAGAACTCGGGGGGCAAGAAGGTTTGCATCATTCATGTACATCAGCCTGCACAAATGATACCCATGA TGGGAACAAAATTTCCAGCAAGCTCAATGAAGGAACAGGAAGTCAGGGCATACAGGAAACTCGAGAGACAAAATATGCAGAAGATCCTGGATGACTATCTTCTTATCTGTCGTCAAATGGGG GTACGGGCTGAGAAACTACATATTGAAATGGATAGCATTGAGAAGGGAATTGTGGAACTCATATCCCAGCATGGAATCAGGAAGCTCGTCATGGGAGCAGCTGCAGACAAGCACTATTCAAG GAAAATGAGGGACCTGAAGTCTAAGAAAGCTATCTATGTATGCAAACAAGCGCCTCTGTCCTGTCACATTCAGTTTGTCTGCAAGGGGAACCTGATCCACACAAG GGAAGCTAGTTTACATGGAGCTGATATGGAGGTTGTCTCTTCATTGCCGCAAGCAAGTTCAAACATTGAGACTGGACAACTAAACCACTTACGATTACGATCGGCTCCAGCAGGGCATAATACACAAGGAGATCTTACTAATCCAGCTCAAGATCTATTGCGAAGAGTATGGTCTGCTAATATTGAGAAATATGGAGCTagcgaaatttttttttctttccctgcTAATACTGAAAGTTTCTCAAGTCCGCATACCAGTGAATTGCATGTGTTGTCTGGAAGAAGTTCTTCGCAGGGGTCTGATCACTCAACAAGCTCTTCTACTGACATGACTCTGGTACCATGTCAAGAAACTGAGGAAAGTGAGTCTGGATTAGATTTAAGTGCAGTTCCTCAATCTAAAGAGGATTTTCGCCATTCCTCTCCTCCCAGTGTACTG GATGGAAGCATAGATGATACTTTCTATAACTACCTTGAAAAGGCCATGGCAGAGGCCATAAATGCAAAGCAAGAAGCATTTCAAGAGACTGTCAATCGTGGGAAAGCTGAAAAAAATGCCATTGATGCCATACGCAgg GCTAAAGCATCAGAAAGCTTATATGTTGAGGATTTGAAGCAAAGGAAAGAAATTGAGGAAGCActagcaaaagaaaaagaagaactcAGAAAGATGAAAAACCAGCATGAAAAAGTCATGGAGGAACTTCAGAGTGCCTTAGATCAGAAATCATCACTGGAGATGCAAATTGCAACATCTGATCAGATGGTAAAGGAGTTGGAGCAGAAGATTATTGCTGCAGTGGACCTCttgcaaaattataaaaaagaacaagGTGAGTTGCAGACAGAGCGTGACAATGCACTTAAAGAAGCTGAGGAGTTGAGGAAGAGACAAGGAGAGACCTCAAACCAATGCATGCATCAGTTTTTCTCTGAGTTCTCTTTCTCAGAGCTTGATGAAGCTACTCAAAACTTTGATCCATCCCTGCTGATTGGAGAGGGGGGATATGGGACCATTCATAAAGGTGTACTGCGTCACACCCAAGTGGCTGTAAAAATGCTGAACTCTCATAGCTTGCAAGGCCCATCAGAATTTCAACAGGAG GTTGATGTATTAAGTAAGTTGAGGCATCCCAATATAGTTACACTCATTGGAGCCTGCCAAGAAGCATGGGCCCTTATCTATGAGTTCCTCCCAAATGGAAGCCTTGAAGATCGACTCAGCTGCAAGGACAATAGTCCCCCATTATCATGGCAAGTTCGAATACGCATTGCTGCAGAGTTGTGCTCTGCCCTCATCTTTCTTCATTCCTGTGAACCAAACAGCATAATACATGGCGATTTGAAACCCGCCAATGTTCTCCTTGATGCTAACTTTGTTAGCAAACTAAGTGACtttggtatctgtcggttattATCTCATGATCAAAGTTCAGACATGAATTCAACAGAGGTTTGGAGAACTGGCCCAAAGGGTACTTTTGTGTATATGGATCCTGAGTTCCTTTCCACAGGAGAGCTTACTCCTAAGTCAGATGTTTATTCATTTGGGATTATATTACTACGGTTGTTGACTGGAAGGCCAGCCTTGGGGATAACAAAAGAAGTGCAATACGCATTAGATTCTGGAAAGTTGAAAGCCCTCTTGGATCCTTTGGCTGGGGATTGGCCATTTGTACAGGCTGAACAGTTGACTTGTTTAGCATTGAGGTGTTGTGAGATGAACCGAAAGAACCGGCCAGACCTATCATCAGATGTCTGGAGGGTACTTGAACCGATGAGAGCTTCATGCAGCTCATCTTTATTCCGATTGGGTTCTGGAGAGCGTTGCCAACCTCCTACATATTTCCTTTGCCCCATTTTCCAT GAAGTCATGCAAGATCCTCATGTGGCGGCAGATGGTTTTACATATGAAGCAGAAGCTTTGAGAGGATGGCTGGACAGCGGGCGTGATACTTCACCAATGACAAATCTGAAGCTTGAACACTGCAACCTTGTCCCAAACCACGCTCTTCGTTCTGCCATACAGGAATGGCTGcaacaacaatga